The Edwardsiella tarda ATCC 15947 = NBRC 105688 region GTGCTACTTCATCCAACTGCTGCTGCAGATCGAATCCAACGGCCACTCCGTCTCCTTTGGTCGGATGGATCAGTACCTCTATCCCTGGTATCGCCGTGATGTCGAGCTGGAGCAGACCCTCGGCCGTGAACAGGCCATCGAGCTACTGCAAGGCTGCTGGCTGAAGCTGCTCGAAATCAACAAGATCCGCTCCGGCACGCACTCTAAGGCCTCCGCCGGCAGTCCGCTGTACCAGAATGTCACCATCGGCGGGCAGAACCTGGTCGCCGGCGTGCCCCAGGACGCCGTCAACCCGCTCTCCTATGCCATCCTCGAATCCTGTGGGCGACTACGCTCCACTCAACCTAACTTGAGCGTGCGCTACCATGCCGGGATCAGCGATGACTTTCTCGATGCTTGCACCCAGGTGATACGCTGTGGCTTCGGTATGCCAGCCTTCAATAACGATGAGATCGTCATCCCCGCCTTTATCGCGCTGGGGGTCGCACCGCAGGATGCCTACCAATATGCCGCCATCGGCTGTATCGAAACCGCCGTCGCTGGCAAGTGGGGCTACCGCTGTACCGGGATGAGCTTTATCAACTTCGCCCGTGTCATGCTGGCGGCGCTCGAAAGTGGAAGAGACGCCACCAGCGGTCACGTTTTCCTGCCGCAGACACAAGCATTATCACAGGGGAACTTTAGCGACTTTACCCAGGTCATGGCCGCCTGGGAGCGTCAAATTCGTTACTACACGCGCAAGTCTATCGAGATCGAATATGTGGTGGACACGGTGCTGGAGGAGAACGCTCACGATATCTTGTGCAGCGCGTTGGTGGATGACTGCATCGAGCGCGCCAAGAGTATCAAACAGGGCGGTGCCCACTATGACTGGGTGTCGGGCCTTCAGGTGGGTATCGCCAATCTGGGTAATAGCTTGGCGGCGGTGAAGCAGCTGGTATTTGAACAGCGACGCATCAGCCAACAGGCACTGGCACGCGCACTGGCAGAAGACTTTGACGGCCCGCAGCACGAACAGCTACGCCAACGCCTGGTCAATGGTGCACCCAAATATGGCAATGATGACGATAGCGTGGATGTATTGCTGGTGCAGGCCTATGGCTACTATATTGACGAGTTATCTCACTACCATAACCCTCGCCATGGACGAGGTCCCATCGGCGGTGGTTACTATGCAGGCACCTCCTCCATCTCCGCCAACGTCCCCTTCGGAGCCGCTACCCTGGCCACCCCCGATGGCCGTAAGGCGCACACACCGTTGGCCGAAGGTGCTAGCCCAGCATCGGGTACCGACCGTCTCGGACCGACGGCGGTGATGGGATCGGTAGGTAAGCTGCCCACCTCGGCCATCTT contains the following coding sequences:
- a CDS encoding formate C-acetyltransferase/glycerol dehydratase family glycyl radical enzyme: MTTLHLNTLSARIRAHKAALINIVTPPICTERAQHYTDAYQRHLDKPLPVRRALALAEHLARRTIWIDHDELIVGNQASRLRAAPIFPEYTVSWIEQEIDDLADRPGAGFSVSEQDKAVLHRLCPWWRGQTVQDRCYGMFTDEQKALLASGIIKAEGNMTSGDAHLAVNYPLLLDIGLDGLRERVAARRRRIDLTQLDDLHGEQFLKAVDITLEAVSQHCLRFAALARRMIIDEPRAERRSELLTIADGCEHIAHRPPQTFWQALQLCYFIQLLLQIESNGHSVSFGRMDQYLYPWYRRDVELEQTLGREQAIELLQGCWLKLLEINKIRSGTHSKASAGSPLYQNVTIGGQNLVAGVPQDAVNPLSYAILESCGRLRSTQPNLSVRYHAGISDDFLDACTQVIRCGFGMPAFNNDEIVIPAFIALGVAPQDAYQYAAIGCIETAVAGKWGYRCTGMSFINFARVMLAALESGRDATSGHVFLPQTQALSQGNFSDFTQVMAAWERQIRYYTRKSIEIEYVVDTVLEENAHDILCSALVDDCIERAKSIKQGGAHYDWVSGLQVGIANLGNSLAAVKQLVFEQRRISQQALARALAEDFDGPQHEQLRQRLVNGAPKYGNDDDSVDVLLVQAYGYYIDELSHYHNPRHGRGPIGGGYYAGTSSISANVPFGAATLATPDGRKAHTPLAEGASPASGTDRLGPTAVMGSVGKLPTSAILGGVLLNQKLNPDTLENESDRQKLMQLLRTFFEVHQGWHVQYNIVSRETLLDAKAHPERYRDLVVRVAGYSAFFTALSPDTQDDIIARTEHVL